One Huiozyma naganishii CBS 8797 chromosome 5, complete genome DNA segment encodes these proteins:
- the YPD1 gene encoding Ypd1p (similar to Saccharomyces cerevisiae YPD1 (YDL235C); ancestral locus Anc_2.27) codes for MLDVIPCEVINWTILNEIISMDEDDPEFSRGLITQFIDQAENTFHDMDVHLHGDGDLKELDNLGHFLKGSSAALGLQRIAWVCERIQNLGRKLEQEFPSRETLLDSLPASAGVQPQDRVEPSVAPAVGAQEGNDDAVYLALIGRALAQARIEFKLARTELSQYYGAQL; via the coding sequence ATGCTCGACGTTATACCTTGCGAGGTGATCAATTGGACTATACTGAATGAGATAATATCCATGGATGAGGACGACCCGGAGTTCTCGAGGGGTCTGATCACGCAGTTCATAGACCAGGCGGAGAACACTTTCCACGACATGGACGTGCATCTGCACGGGGACGGCGACCTGAAGGAGCTGGATAATCTGGGACACTTCCTCAAGGGGTCCTCCGCGGCGCTCGGGTTGCAACGGATAGCGTGGGTGTGTGAGCGGATCCAGAACTTGGGCAGGAAGCTGGAGCAGGAGTTCCCCTCGAGAGAGACGCTGCTGGACAGCTTGCCCGCCTCCGCAGGGGTCCAACCGCAGGACAGAGTGGAACCCTCAGTGGCCCCCGCAGTGGGTGCACAGGAGGGGAACGACGACGCGGTGTACTTGGCTCTGATCGGCAGGGCGCTGGCGCAGGCAAGGATCGAGTTCAAACTGGCCAGGACG